TTCAACTTGTGGCGGATGAAGCCGGTGTCGAACTGCGAGCGCAACCCGACATTGCCGCTCACCGTCTTGCTGTAGGAATCGTAATAGTTGTTCTGCACCGTGAAGTTGCCGAGCGCGTCGACCGCCGTCGCCGAGGACGGGAAGGTCTGATAGTTCGAGCCCTCGCGATAGCCGACGCCGGCATAGGCGGTCAGCCAGTCGGTCAGGTCGTATTCCGCCGCGGTCGCGATGGTGTTGTCCTTCTGCCGCAACTTCGTGCCGGGGTACCAGTTGCTGCGCGCGTCCGGCGCCGCCGGAATGACGTTGCCGATCGACGACAGGCTGACCTGCGGACGGAAATTGTCGGTGTCGTCGTTCTGCGAGAACGCGTCGAGGGTCCAGCGGAACCGCTCACCGCGATAGTCGATCGCCAGCGCGCCGAGGCCGCTGCGGAAATTTCCGTCGTCGATCGAGGCCTCGCCGTTGCGGCCGACGCCGTTGAAGCGGACGCCCCATTCCTTGTTGGCGCCGAAGCGCCGGCTGGTCTCCAGATGCAGGCCGTAGCTGGCCGCGCTCATGAAGAACGGCGTCAGCCGCGAGAAATCGGTCTCGCTGGCGCGCTTGGTGACGATGTTGATGCCGCCGCCGATGCTGTTGCCCGGCGCGATGCCGTTGATCAGCGCGCCGGGACCCTTCAAGAGCTCGATCCGCTCGATGATCTGCGCCGGCACGCGCTGCGACGACGCGAGCCCGTAAAGGCCGTTGAGGCCGACGTCGGTGGCGGCGACAGGAAAGCCGCGGATCTGGAAGGTGTCGTCGAAGCCGTTGGCGCCGGTGGTGGTGCGCACCGACGCATCGTTGATCAGCGTGTCGGCGGCGGTGCGCGCCTGCTGGTTCTCGATCAACTCCGAGGTGTAGTTGACCGTCGAGAACGGCGTGTTCATCACGCTGGTCGCGCCGAGCAGGCCGAGCGTGCCGCCCTGCGCCACCTGCCCGCCCGCATAGGCCGGGGCCGGCGCGCCGATCGTGCGCGTGGTGCCCATGGTCGGCGGCGCCACCGGGGCCGGCGGCCGCTCGGCGGTCTGCCGCGGCGTCACCCGCGCGGCGCGCGGCGCAGCGGCGCGCTGCGGCGTGACGCGGGTGGTGCGTGCGCGCTGTTGCGGCGCATCGACCGACACCGGCGGCAGCACCCGCGGTTCCGTGCTCTGTGCGCGGCCTTCCGAGATCCCCGCACCAGTCAGGCACATCGACACGACGCTCGTCGCCACGCCGACACACCAACGATTCTTGTTGTTCTTGAAGTAACTCACCTGACGCCCCCAGTTCACGTAGTCGAGCCGTGACTAGGGGAAGCAGGATGGTGAGACAACCGACGCGACTTAGAATGACTTTACACTTGCGCGCAGGCCTGCACCTGCCCGCGAAGCGTGTGGCGAGATTAGAACGAATCCACGCGACGGCGACGCTGCGACGTCGCCACCGTCGGCGACGTGCATCCGCAACGATTGATGAGGAAATATATGCGCGGACGCGCGCGGCCACCGCCGGTTCCACCGCGGCGCGCGCGGGAACTTTTCGCCGCGATATTAGAAGCCTTCGACGATTGCGCGCGCGCCGACCCTCGGCGAATGGTGACTCGCGCAAAGCGAGGTGACATCGTGCCGCAGGAGGGATTTACGTTTTGGCCACAGCCAGCGCGCCGAGAATCCGCACCCAGGAGCGGATGCCCTTCTGGAAACTGTTGAGGTCGTACTTCTCGTTGGGCGAATGGATGTTGTCGTCGTCGAGCCCGAAGCCGACCAGCAGCGTGTCGACGCCGAGCGTGCGCTTGAAATCCGCCACGATGGGAATCGAGGCGCCGGAGCCGATCAGCAGCGCCTCCTTGCCCCATTCTTCGGTCAGCGCCTGCTTCGCCGCCGCCAGCGGCTTCATCGTCCAGGGAAGCGCGATCGCCGGCGCGTTGGAGTGGTCGAGGAATTCGGCGCTGCA
The DNA window shown above is from Rhodopseudomonas palustris HaA2 and carries:
- a CDS encoding TonB-dependent receptor; translation: MSYFKNNKNRWCVGVATSVVSMCLTGAGISEGRAQSTEPRVLPPVSVDAPQQRARTTRVTPQRAAAPRAARVTPRQTAERPPAPVAPPTMGTTRTIGAPAPAYAGGQVAQGGTLGLLGATSVMNTPFSTVNYTSELIENQQARTAADTLINDASVRTTTGANGFDDTFQIRGFPVAATDVGLNGLYGLASSQRVPAQIIERIELLKGPGALINGIAPGNSIGGGINIVTKRASETDFSRLTPFFMSAASYGLHLETSRRFGANKEWGVRFNGVGRNGEASIDDGNFRSGLGALAIDYRGERFRWTLDAFSQNDDTDNFRPQVSLSSIGNVIPAAPDARSNWYPGTKLRQKDNTIATAAEYDLTDWLTAYAGVGYREGSNYQTFPSSATAVDALGNFTVQNNYYDSYSKTVSGNVGLRSQFDTGFIRHKLNFVYTGYQQEYGYAYIIGNRAASNIYNPSPLPSITLPRTAPQHSADTTLQSAAVVDTMSFLNDTILLTAGVRQQNVKQDSFSITTGALTSGYDASATSPLAGIVVKPWHNVSLYANYAEGLSQGTIVTGTYANTGTVLAPYKSKQQEAGIKVDWGLITTTAAVFQITRPSLITTAANERLYDGEQRNRGVELNAYGLILPNLRGMVSATFVKPELTNPSDQTQRGNDAAGVPDKTFSAGLDWDTPWVQGLSLNGRVIYTGSSYLTTANTVKFPDWTRLDIGARYATTALTGKPVTFRFNIENVTGENYWLTTGTYVTVGAPRTYILSAAFDF